A stretch of Triticum aestivum cultivar Chinese Spring chromosome 1D, IWGSC CS RefSeq v2.1, whole genome shotgun sequence DNA encodes these proteins:
- the LOC123180325 gene encoding uncharacterized protein, which translates to MKITTPLLLRSLEKGNSSCAKRHASSEPHGGRHIGAFMAGPGRCLVSVVDGLGSALASKRGEVGRPACVGCKGHEQEGDALEVMEEEVGGGISVHGDAATGPPVHTSASMAAPPWDPPAHLGMPRPCHMVAEMRPPMLCRRRLILFIKRRHLCRTPGPRLPIYRTVMATSWMRLR; encoded by the exons ATGAAGATTACCACGCCGCTGTTGCTTAGATCCCTGGAGAAGGGGAACAGCAGCTGCGCCAAGCGGCATGCCTCGTCCGAGCCGCATGGTGGCCGACACATCGGCGCTTTCATGGCCGGTCCTGGGCGGTGCCTCGTCAGCGTTGTGGATGGCTTGGGCAGCGCCTTGGCATCCAAGAGGGGCGAAGTGGGCCGGCCAGCATGCGTGGGGTGCAAAGGCCACGAGCAGGAAGGAGATGCGCTGGAGGTGATGGAGGAGGAAGTTGGAGGAGGCATCAGCGTCCATGGCGACGCCGCCACGGGACCCCCCGTGCACACCTCAGCGTCCATGGCAGCGCCGCCATGGGACCCCCCTGCACACCTCGGCATGCCTCGTCCGTGCCACATGGTGGCCGAGATGCGGCCGCCCATGCTCTGCCGGCGCCGTCTCATCCTCTTCATCAAGAGGAGGCATCTCTGCCGGACGCCCGGACCACGCCTCCCCATCTACCGCACTGTAATGGCCACCTCCTGGATGAG GCTGAGGTGA